A single Tuberibacillus sp. Marseille-P3662 DNA region contains:
- a CDS encoding glycosyltransferase family 2 protein, with amino-acid sequence MHDHKISNHKLVSIILVTCNGLELTKACLSSLWQYTPQPFELIIVDNGSSDGTQAYIKSLETVMGVFNDENKGFAAACNQGLRAANGDTIVLLNNDTFVTKEWLSNLVKWLRRDPTIGIVGPRSNRILPKQRIYHMPYKSAEDIHLFADRWRDQHHSQGYEVEQLSGMCMVFRRSLLTEVGGFDEQFYPGNFEDDDLSLRTLIADYRLWVADDVYIHHYGGQSFANLPWHYNQVYKDNRTRFFQKWNLRRPMSYWKLAEQEKPFDPMKHRIDI; translated from the coding sequence ATGCATGATCATAAGATATCAAATCACAAACTTGTGTCCATTATTCTTGTGACCTGTAATGGTTTAGAATTAACAAAGGCTTGCTTATCAAGTCTTTGGCAATATACACCCCAACCGTTTGAGTTGATAATCGTAGACAACGGTTCTTCAGACGGTACCCAAGCGTATATCAAGAGTTTGGAAACGGTGATGGGTGTATTTAATGATGAGAACAAGGGATTTGCAGCAGCTTGTAATCAAGGATTACGTGCGGCGAACGGTGATACCATCGTATTGTTGAATAACGATACGTTTGTAACGAAAGAATGGCTGAGCAATTTAGTGAAATGGCTCAGGCGTGATCCAACGATCGGCATTGTCGGTCCGCGTTCAAATAGGATTTTACCTAAGCAACGGATTTATCATATGCCTTATAAGTCTGCGGAAGATATTCACCTGTTTGCCGATCGCTGGCGTGATCAGCACCATTCTCAGGGTTATGAGGTTGAGCAACTAAGCGGAATGTGCATGGTTTTTCGCCGGTCGTTACTCACAGAAGTGGGCGGATTTGATGAACAATTTTATCCCGGCAACTTTGAAGATGATGACCTGTCCCTTCGTACTCTAATTGCTGATTATCGATTATGGGTTGCAGATGATGTCTATATTCATCATTACGGCGGTCAATCATTTGCGAACTTGCCATGGCACTACAATCAAGTTTATAAAGACAACCGGACCCGCTTCTTTCAAAAGTGGAACCTGCGCCGGCCCATGTCATACTGGAAACTGGCTGAACAGGAGAAACCATTTGACCCTATGAAACATCGGATTGACATTTGA
- a CDS encoding fructose-specific PTS transporter subunit EIIC, which translates to MKLLGITSCPNGIAHTYMAAENLQKAAEELDVDMKVETQGSIGSENELTEEDIREADGIIIAADKQIDKQRFEGKKLIEVAVSDGIRRPKELVQAFENGDVDVYGDAKDEGEPSTSTAETTKERKQNPIYRHLMNGVSYMIPFVVVGGLLIALSIGFGGTPTENGFKIPEDSIWHAINDIGSAAFSFMVPILAGFIALSIADRPGLAPGMVGGYIAAHGGLYGSEAGAGFLGGIIAGFLAGYIAKWIKSVKVPEMIQPIMPILIIPLLTSVLVGIIFIFVLGTPIANIMSGLESWLNGMQGSSKIILGLILGGMVAVDMGGPFNKVAFLFGAAMIGAGNPMIMGAVAAAIPVPPLGMGLASVLNNRKYYGEEQETGKAALAMGLVGITEGAIPFAARDPFRVIPSIVVGSMVAGAMAMVGNVTDSVPHGGPIVAVFQAVDHVLMFFVAIIVGVIITALLANILKKNVEQEVS; encoded by the coding sequence ATGAAACTGTTAGGGATTACATCATGTCCTAATGGGATTGCCCATACTTATATGGCGGCGGAAAACTTACAAAAAGCCGCAGAAGAACTTGATGTAGACATGAAAGTCGAGACACAAGGGTCTATTGGTTCCGAAAACGAGTTGACTGAAGAGGACATTCGTGAAGCCGATGGGATTATTATAGCGGCAGATAAACAAATTGATAAGCAAAGGTTTGAAGGCAAAAAGTTAATCGAAGTCGCCGTTTCCGATGGTATCCGCCGGCCGAAGGAACTAGTACAGGCTTTCGAAAACGGTGATGTTGATGTATATGGTGATGCCAAAGATGAAGGTGAACCATCGACGTCCACTGCTGAAACTACAAAGGAAAGAAAACAAAATCCCATTTACCGTCATCTAATGAATGGGGTTTCCTACATGATTCCATTTGTCGTGGTTGGAGGACTACTCATAGCATTATCAATTGGTTTCGGTGGAACACCAACGGAAAACGGTTTTAAAATTCCCGAAGATTCGATATGGCATGCGATCAATGACATCGGCAGTGCCGCTTTTAGCTTTATGGTACCGATTCTGGCTGGCTTTATCGCATTGAGTATTGCCGATCGCCCTGGATTAGCGCCAGGTATGGTCGGCGGTTATATTGCTGCACATGGTGGTTTATATGGTAGTGAAGCAGGTGCGGGTTTCTTAGGAGGTATTATCGCTGGTTTCCTAGCTGGTTATATAGCTAAATGGATAAAATCGGTTAAAGTTCCGGAAATGATTCAACCGATTATGCCGATTTTAATTATACCGTTATTAACCTCCGTTCTAGTCGGCATTATTTTTATTTTTGTTCTCGGAACACCGATTGCTAATATTATGTCTGGCTTAGAATCCTGGTTAAACGGCATGCAAGGGAGCAGTAAAATCATACTGGGACTTATTCTTGGAGGCATGGTCGCTGTGGATATGGGAGGGCCCTTTAATAAAGTTGCCTTCTTGTTTGGTGCGGCCATGATTGGTGCCGGTAATCCGATGATCATGGGGGCTGTTGCTGCGGCGATACCGGTTCCACCACTTGGTATGGGACTTGCCAGCGTACTAAATAATCGTAAATATTATGGTGAGGAACAAGAAACGGGTAAAGCCGCTTTAGCGATGGGGCTCGTTGGTATTACTGAAGGCGCGATTCCCTTTGCAGCACGAGATCCATTTCGTGTGATTCCAAGTATTGTCGTTGGTTCGATGGTTGCCGGGGCAATGGCCATGGTCGGTAATGTGACTGATAGTGTGCCACATGGCGGTCCAATTGTCGCCGTATTTCAGGCTGTTGACCACGTGTTAATGTTCTTTGTCGCCATCATTGTCGGTGTAATCATTACAGCACTACTAGCCAACATCCTTAAGAAAAATGTTGAACAAGAAGTATCATAA
- a CDS encoding sulfotransferase family 2 domain-containing protein: protein MSQHEMIDNDKRLLFLLHIMKTGGTTLTDIVTGQYTNNVHFRGKGWSPQGILDYKDQIEKADTFCGHYWFGGHQYITGPFTYITMLRDPVEQVISWFYFRYRSPKYDHFAGNFSDYINSQEYPYNYLTSNLQTRFICGDHTPDLETAKYNLQNFFSVAGLTERFDESIFLMKQTLGWKNTQYQKRNVNQKRPLKHQFPQFIIDQVEEKNALDRQLYNYASQKLDEQLQALDPKAKRELEAFKHSQQ, encoded by the coding sequence ATGAGTCAACATGAGATGATCGATAACGACAAGCGCTTACTTTTTTTACTGCATATTATGAAAACGGGAGGCACAACTTTAACAGATATTGTTACGGGTCAGTACACGAATAATGTCCATTTCCGGGGTAAAGGATGGTCTCCTCAAGGCATCTTAGATTATAAAGACCAAATTGAGAAGGCGGATACTTTTTGTGGACATTATTGGTTTGGAGGTCACCAATATATAACAGGCCCCTTTACGTATATTACGATGTTGCGTGATCCCGTTGAGCAAGTGATTTCCTGGTTTTACTTCCGTTACAGAAGTCCGAAATATGACCATTTTGCCGGTAATTTTAGTGATTATATCAACAGTCAAGAATATCCTTATAACTATCTCACGTCTAATTTACAGACCCGATTCATTTGTGGCGATCATACGCCTGATCTAGAAACAGCTAAATACAATTTGCAAAATTTCTTTTCTGTTGCGGGCTTAACTGAACGTTTTGACGAATCCATTTTCTTAATGAAGCAAACCTTGGGATGGAAAAATACTCAATATCAAAAGCGAAACGTGAATCAGAAGCGGCCATTAAAGCATCAATTTCCTCAATTCATCATTGACCAAGTCGAAGAAAAAAATGCTTTGGATCGGCAGTTATACAACTACGCTTCCCAGAAGCTTGATGAGCAATTACAAGCATTAGATCCTAAAGCGAAACGCGAACTAGAAGCCTTTAAGCATTCGCAACAATGA
- a CDS encoding glycosyltransferase, producing the protein MDMMHLRQNNQVFQKQLKQAAPKGIPELFHQVMFLEQGDLILELYRQLLEREPSESECQFYLQLMGHSGDKMRVIRALLQKYKSEMMHKHKQGLIGQDPYTMIYHVNSLLHVSSTEFVPAVYEAILRRLPHEKERRQGSRSAKQIKLRLSFIIHIINSHEFNQLLTSGNLKAFHNHHRMNHNKHIGLFLGYTTKVGKHFDGEGIGRFSVRLVEGLLAGHQDNAITLVTNEQNYADVTSAFKNLLHRYHDRLSIQKFQSVAWVNQHIPVDVWIVPYVGMELALQLTRPLIVCLHDLVYMHFKDLYDQVHPNLNQTFTPIAQKLVNRAAQVVFNSNYVRNHEGLTFLGLPKSKTKVIRLAAPSEEYQSLGLINEAEFRRRYHLQGDYIVYPSVIRLHKNHDRLIEAFLRYKQSNEGKASNLRLVLTDHYLNRPKQQEITQILNHCQDKAARDSVVFIGRIPEKHVPSLYHYAIGTIIPTLFEGSCPFQILESLTMGTPVAMSSIDVINEVIPDTRHFTTFDPYSLEEMTRAIGELRQQNKGDLAKQQAAINPVLKRTWFNVAREYDTLISQFI; encoded by the coding sequence ATGGATATGATGCATCTACGGCAAAATAATCAAGTATTTCAGAAACAACTTAAGCAAGCAGCGCCTAAAGGGATTCCGGAGCTGTTTCATCAAGTCATGTTTTTAGAACAAGGGGATCTCATACTGGAACTTTATCGGCAACTATTAGAGCGGGAACCGAGTGAATCTGAATGTCAATTCTATTTGCAGCTCATGGGACACAGCGGGGATAAAATGCGTGTTATCCGTGCACTGTTACAGAAGTATAAAAGTGAGATGATGCATAAGCATAAACAAGGGCTGATCGGTCAGGATCCGTATACGATGATTTATCATGTCAATTCATTGCTTCACGTCAGTTCGACTGAATTTGTACCTGCTGTTTACGAAGCAATTTTGAGACGGCTGCCTCATGAAAAGGAACGGCGCCAAGGTTCTCGCAGCGCCAAGCAAATCAAATTGCGTTTGTCATTCATTATTCATATTATCAATTCTCATGAATTCAATCAGTTACTAACTTCAGGAAATCTGAAAGCATTTCATAATCATCATCGGATGAATCATAATAAGCATATAGGTTTGTTTCTAGGTTATACGACAAAGGTTGGAAAACACTTTGACGGGGAAGGGATTGGACGATTTTCAGTCCGTTTAGTGGAAGGGTTGCTAGCAGGCCATCAAGATAACGCCATCACCCTTGTAACAAATGAACAGAATTATGCTGATGTAACAAGTGCCTTCAAGAACCTTTTGCACCGCTATCATGACCGATTAAGTATCCAAAAATTTCAGAGCGTTGCTTGGGTTAATCAGCATATTCCTGTTGATGTTTGGATTGTGCCTTATGTAGGTATGGAACTTGCACTGCAATTAACTCGTCCCCTCATTGTCTGTTTGCATGATTTGGTTTATATGCATTTTAAGGATCTGTATGATCAGGTTCATCCGAATTTAAATCAAACCTTTACACCGATTGCACAAAAGCTCGTCAATCGTGCCGCGCAAGTGGTCTTCAATTCAAACTATGTCAGAAATCACGAAGGTTTGACGTTTTTAGGCTTACCGAAATCAAAAACAAAAGTGATTCGCTTGGCTGCACCGAGTGAAGAATATCAATCACTGGGTTTAATCAATGAGGCTGAATTTAGGAGACGGTATCATTTACAAGGTGATTACATTGTCTATCCGTCCGTCATTCGTCTGCATAAGAATCATGACAGACTTATTGAGGCATTTTTGCGATATAAGCAAAGTAATGAGGGCAAAGCGTCCAATCTTCGTTTGGTGTTAACGGATCATTATCTTAATCGGCCAAAGCAGCAAGAGATTACGCAAATTTTGAATCATTGTCAAGATAAAGCGGCTCGTGACAGTGTTGTATTTATTGGACGAATACCGGAAAAACATGTCCCATCATTATATCATTATGCAATTGGCACTATCATCCCTACGCTTTTTGAAGGCAGCTGTCCTTTTCAAATACTTGAATCATTAACAATGGGAACGCCGGTGGCTATGAGCTCAATTGACGTTATTAATGAAGTGATTCCAGATACAAGGCATTTTACGACATTTGATCCCTATTCATTAGAAGAGATGACAAGAGCCATAGGCGAACTTCGACAACAAAACAAGGGAGATTTAGCTAAGCAGCAGGCAGCCATCAATCCTGTGTTGAAGAGAACCTGGTTCAATGTTGCTAGAGAATATGATACTTTGATAAGTCAATTCATCTAG
- a CDS encoding Na+/H+ antiporter NhaC family protein has translation MFQFLGDIEYANTVYSLIPPLLAILMVILTRRVILSLGVGIVVGAMMLNQFNVPGGLAKIFNTVRDIFVTSNESNWHFNTWNIFILLFLVILGIMTALISMAGGTRAFGDWAIKRVKTRKGAQLLTVVLGIIVFIDDYFNSLAVGQVSRPLTDRHRMSRAKLAYFLDSTAAPVCVISPVSSWGAYIIGLIGTVLTAHQVTDYSAFTGFLYIIPMNLYAVLAILLVIATAWLNISFGKMRKLEDKAMTSGDVLGDDRHVPGQQSDLPESDKGNIGDLIWPIVALVIGTVGAMIYTGYQVVAAAGDSVNVLSIFENTAVAKSLIYGGLFGLIVTVILFLPKGYSFRMFWMGVKSGIQSMLPAIYILITAWTINTIISELQTGQYLAGLVHDLNLPIGFLPALLFILSAFMAFSTGTSWGTFGLMLPIAGQIAATIDVTYMLPMLAAVLSGSVLGDHCSPISDTTILSSTGAGCNHIDHVLTQLPYAIVAGIISVIGYLVLGFTGSATIGFIVSIVLFIGVVWYLKGTYGGHEPDQT, from the coding sequence ATGTTTCAATTCCTGGGGGATATCGAATATGCCAATACCGTTTATTCGTTGATTCCGCCACTATTAGCAATTCTAATGGTGATTCTAACTCGTCGCGTCATTTTGTCCTTAGGTGTCGGTATTGTTGTCGGGGCGATGATGTTAAATCAATTTAATGTTCCCGGTGGTCTGGCAAAAATCTTTAATACGGTCCGTGACATTTTTGTTACTTCGAATGAATCCAATTGGCATTTTAACACTTGGAATATTTTTATTCTGCTATTTTTAGTCATATTAGGCATTATGACGGCCTTGATTTCGATGGCCGGGGGAACAAGAGCCTTTGGTGATTGGGCAATTAAACGAGTGAAGACACGGAAGGGCGCACAACTATTAACAGTGGTATTAGGTATTATCGTTTTTATTGATGATTATTTTAATTCACTCGCTGTTGGCCAAGTGAGTCGTCCCTTGACAGATCGTCACCGAATGTCTCGTGCGAAATTGGCCTATTTTCTCGATTCGACGGCTGCGCCCGTTTGTGTTATTTCCCCGGTGTCGAGTTGGGGGGCTTACATCATTGGGTTAATCGGAACTGTGCTCACGGCGCATCAGGTGACCGATTACAGTGCCTTTACTGGTTTCTTATATATCATTCCCATGAATCTATATGCGGTGCTCGCTATTTTGCTTGTGATTGCCACGGCTTGGTTGAATATTAGCTTTGGAAAGATGAGGAAATTGGAAGATAAAGCCATGACAAGTGGAGACGTGCTTGGTGATGATCGCCATGTTCCCGGACAACAATCCGACTTGCCGGAAAGCGATAAAGGAAATATAGGTGACCTCATCTGGCCCATCGTTGCCCTTGTCATCGGTACAGTCGGTGCCATGATCTATACCGGCTATCAAGTTGTTGCTGCTGCTGGTGATTCTGTGAATGTGCTTAGTATTTTCGAAAATACTGCTGTGGCCAAGTCACTTATTTATGGTGGCCTTTTTGGCCTTATTGTAACGGTCATCTTATTTTTACCAAAAGGATATTCCTTTAGAATGTTCTGGATGGGTGTTAAAAGTGGCATTCAATCAATGCTACCAGCCATTTATATTTTAATCACAGCTTGGACGATTAACACGATCATTAGCGAACTACAAACGGGTCAATATCTTGCTGGACTCGTCCATGACTTGAACCTTCCCATTGGTTTCTTGCCGGCGTTGTTATTTATTCTTTCGGCTTTCATGGCGTTCTCAACAGGGACATCATGGGGCACATTTGGTCTAATGCTGCCCATTGCAGGACAAATTGCAGCCACGATTGACGTGACTTATATGTTACCGATGCTTGCTGCTGTTCTTTCAGGTTCCGTATTAGGTGATCATTGTTCACCGATTTCTGATACGACGATTTTGTCGTCGACAGGGGCAGGCTGTAATCATATTGATCATGTCTTAACACAATTACCTTACGCGATTGTTGCTGGCATTATCAGTGTGATCGGCTATCTCGTCCTTGGTTTTACGGGAAGTGCAACGATCGGTTTCATTGTATCGATCGTCCTATTCATCGGGGTTGTCTGGTATTTGAAAGGCACTTATGGCGGGCATGAACCCGATCAAACTTAA
- a CDS encoding thermonuclease family protein, with protein sequence MQRLKIMMSLFVLTATIAGCTTSSLDHQQTIQAKVIKAVDGDTVKVKWNGDQISVRLLLVDTPETHHPDEPVQPYGPEAAQFTKSLVEGQTVQLEIGEDKWDKYHRLLAYIYVNGCMLNEQLLKKGLARVAYVYPPNTKYLDRFQRTETKAKNNNRGIWRFNHYVQDDGFHEDVVPASKQPDQASEGSQRPSSSADQFNGPDRNCDDFATHADAQTFFTAAGGPEKDPHQLDHDGDGQVCETLP encoded by the coding sequence ATGCAACGCTTGAAGATCATGATGAGTCTATTCGTTTTGACAGCCACTATAGCCGGTTGTACAACCTCATCCCTAGATCATCAACAAACCATACAGGCCAAGGTCATCAAGGCGGTTGACGGCGATACCGTCAAGGTCAAATGGAATGGTGATCAAATCTCGGTTCGCCTGTTATTAGTGGATACGCCCGAAACACACCACCCTGATGAACCTGTTCAGCCTTATGGACCTGAAGCTGCCCAATTCACAAAATCCCTCGTAGAAGGTCAAACGGTCCAATTAGAAATCGGTGAAGACAAGTGGGATAAGTACCATCGGCTTTTGGCCTACATCTATGTCAATGGTTGCATGCTTAACGAGCAATTACTTAAGAAAGGTCTTGCTCGCGTCGCCTACGTCTATCCACCAAATACGAAATACCTCGATCGTTTCCAACGTACTGAAACCAAAGCTAAAAATAACAACCGCGGCATATGGCGCTTCAATCACTATGTACAGGATGACGGTTTTCACGAAGACGTCGTTCCCGCCTCCAAGCAGCCAGACCAAGCCAGTGAGGGGTCACAACGACCAAGCTCATCTGCCGATCAATTCAACGGACCTGACCGTAACTGTGATGATTTTGCGACGCATGCCGATGCCCAGACTTTTTTTACTGCGGCAGGCGGTCCTGAAAAAGATCCGCATCAACTTGACCATGATGGCGATGGTCAAGTCTGTGAAACCCTACCATAA
- a CDS encoding fructose PTS transporter subunit IIA, protein MKITSLMTEDIINLDLQGQSQDAVMDEMVDMLAEAGHLSQKEAFKQALYDREQESSTGIGFSIAIPHGKSAAVESPRVAFGLHQQGVDWNSMDGTDAHLIFMIAVPSENAGDEHLKILQQLSRKLMDGEFRESLKNVKSKEAVLKLVEEIG, encoded by the coding sequence ATGAAAATCACATCACTTATGACAGAAGATATTATTAATCTCGATTTACAAGGACAATCTCAAGATGCCGTCATGGATGAAATGGTGGACATGCTTGCTGAGGCGGGTCATTTATCTCAAAAGGAAGCATTTAAGCAGGCTTTATATGATCGTGAACAAGAAAGCAGTACCGGCATCGGTTTCAGCATCGCGATTCCGCATGGCAAATCAGCGGCTGTTGAAAGCCCGCGTGTTGCCTTTGGTTTACATCAACAAGGTGTTGATTGGAACAGCATGGATGGAACTGATGCACATCTCATTTTCATGATCGCTGTTCCGTCGGAAAATGCTGGAGACGAGCATTTGAAAATTTTACAGCAGCTTTCTCGCAAACTTATGGACGGTGAATTTCGTGAATCATTGAAAAACGTGAAGTCAAAAGAAGCTGTGCTCAAGTTAGTGGAGGAAATTGGTTAA
- a CDS encoding BglG family transcription antiterminator, which yields MFNHRQKQLIQLLVETREPISTGALARMLNCSEKTVRTDLKLINEWLETFESADLIRKPGTGVVLNADEPTKETMKAAIEHSGQADDNDPETRVLQASKRLLESETYTLQQLADALYVSKATMRHDIQAVQDKLSGLNLRLIRKPRVGLQVRGKEQDWRQALAQIIHQLNQRSQVALIWHQAGMKGLLPQQEMLVIERFIRKLESALPYNFTDEAIMNLMVHIGIAARRVKRGHQINMAFEELKRLRTYDEFALAERFANHLEKLLAMVLPESEVGYITLHLIGAKIQGHEELSHRAFAQAFSKIDPDALKAADLVVDCLEDFIGVSSKNDQHLRHGLIMHLHSALNRLKYGLTLHNPLLEQIKANYRYSFELIHFILPELEQCFDVTIPEDEAAYLSLHIQAALERISEHDQRYRALIACSTGMGTSNLIQAKLNRSFPQIDVIDTVSVNDITRTVHYSRPDFVISTVPVELQNYPVVTITPVLSETDQNKISRFLTGPLEQGSQPTPRYHVIGRLLNKDLIFIHPKTEHRFALIEAMGHALYQGGYVSQNYSESAVKRDYRADTALSNGLAIPHGSPSFIYETAIALAVLDEPMPWGESQVQIVLILALGDMGKEETEVLFKELAALEDDLPLLETLKTQTDPNAVLKQFKS from the coding sequence ATGTTCAACCATAGACAAAAACAATTGATTCAGTTACTTGTAGAGACACGTGAACCGATATCAACCGGGGCGTTAGCTAGAATGCTCAATTGCTCAGAAAAGACAGTGCGCACAGATCTTAAGCTCATCAATGAGTGGTTGGAAACCTTTGAATCTGCTGATTTAATTCGTAAGCCTGGTACTGGTGTTGTTCTTAATGCTGATGAACCAACAAAAGAGACGATGAAAGCAGCCATCGAACATAGTGGACAAGCCGATGACAATGACCCTGAAACGCGGGTGCTTCAAGCGTCTAAGCGGTTGCTTGAATCAGAAACGTATACCTTACAACAGTTGGCTGATGCTTTATATGTCAGTAAAGCTACAATGCGTCATGATATTCAAGCCGTTCAAGATAAGTTATCTGGATTGAATTTGCGGTTAATCAGAAAACCTCGAGTTGGATTGCAGGTCCGGGGTAAGGAGCAAGATTGGCGGCAAGCGCTGGCACAGATCATCCACCAACTGAACCAGCGATCACAAGTGGCATTGATCTGGCATCAGGCGGGAATGAAGGGATTGTTGCCACAACAGGAAATGTTAGTGATTGAGCGTTTTATACGCAAACTTGAAAGCGCCTTACCCTATAACTTTACAGATGAAGCGATTATGAATCTCATGGTACATATTGGGATTGCTGCGAGAAGAGTCAAGCGGGGCCACCAAATTAATATGGCATTTGAGGAACTGAAGAGATTGAGAACGTACGATGAATTTGCTTTGGCGGAACGATTTGCGAATCATTTGGAAAAATTATTGGCCATGGTGCTTCCTGAAAGCGAGGTAGGTTATATCACCCTGCACTTAATCGGTGCAAAAATTCAGGGACACGAAGAGCTCTCCCATCGTGCTTTTGCCCAAGCTTTTAGCAAAATTGATCCTGATGCACTGAAAGCGGCTGATCTTGTTGTTGATTGTTTAGAGGACTTCATTGGAGTATCGAGTAAAAACGATCAGCATTTACGTCATGGGTTAATCATGCATCTTCATTCGGCACTGAATCGACTGAAGTATGGGTTGACATTGCACAATCCATTGTTAGAACAGATCAAAGCGAATTATCGCTATAGTTTTGAACTCATTCATTTTATTTTACCGGAATTAGAACAGTGCTTTGATGTCACGATACCAGAGGATGAAGCTGCGTACCTGTCCTTGCATATTCAGGCGGCGCTGGAAAGGATAAGTGAACATGATCAGCGCTATCGGGCACTTATTGCCTGTTCAACAGGCATGGGGACGTCGAACCTGATTCAGGCCAAGCTCAACAGGTCGTTTCCGCAAATTGACGTCATTGATACGGTGAGCGTCAATGATATCACACGAACCGTTCATTATAGTCGACCTGATTTTGTGATTAGTACCGTGCCGGTTGAACTTCAAAACTATCCTGTCGTGACGATTACACCTGTTCTGTCTGAAACGGATCAAAATAAAATATCCCGGTTCCTCACTGGTCCTTTAGAACAGGGATCGCAGCCGACACCCCGTTATCACGTTATAGGCCGCTTACTGAATAAAGATTTAATCTTTATTCATCCTAAAACTGAGCATCGCTTCGCTCTTATTGAAGCAATGGGGCATGCCTTGTATCAAGGGGGCTATGTCAGTCAAAATTATTCAGAAAGCGCTGTGAAACGGGATTACCGGGCTGATACGGCGTTATCCAATGGTCTGGCGATTCCGCACGGTTCACCGTCGTTTATCTATGAAACCGCTATTGCACTGGCTGTCCTCGATGAGCCGATGCCTTGGGGAGAATCACAAGTCCAGATTGTTTTGATATTAGCCTTGGGGGATATGGGTAAAGAGGAAACAGAGGTTTTATTTAAGGAATTGGCAGCGCTGGAAGACGATCTGCCATTGCTTGAAACACTAAAGACACAAACGGACCCGAATGCGGTTCTGAAACAATTTAAATCTTAA
- a CDS encoding cell wall hydrolase — MKKIFAIIVAITLLIIPMQTMAYTVKGNDTLWEIAQDHHLSVDKLLNINPQIKNPNLIYPGQNIQLYAISEEEHRLLAKLVHAEARGEPFKGKVSVAAVVLNRVSSNEFPDNIHDVIYQDHQFTPVANGTLAQADPSDDDYKAVDQAIAKRGSGKGSLFFYNPDLADSQFLEGLTTTTVIGNHVFKK; from the coding sequence ATGAAAAAAATCTTTGCAATCATTGTGGCTATTACTTTGCTAATAATCCCGATGCAAACCATGGCCTATACGGTAAAAGGGAATGACACGCTTTGGGAAATTGCCCAAGATCATCACTTATCAGTGGACAAGCTGCTTAATATAAATCCACAAATCAAGAACCCGAATCTTATTTATCCGGGGCAAAACATTCAATTGTATGCCATCTCAGAAGAGGAACATCGATTATTGGCTAAATTAGTTCATGCCGAAGCTCGCGGGGAACCCTTTAAAGGAAAAGTCAGTGTCGCGGCAGTTGTTCTTAACCGTGTCAGCTCAAATGAGTTCCCTGACAACATCCATGATGTTATCTACCAAGACCACCAATTCACACCCGTGGCCAATGGCACTCTAGCTCAGGCCGACCCGTCAGACGATGATTATAAAGCTGTTGATCAGGCCATTGCTAAGCGAGGATCAGGCAAGGGTTCCCTATTCTTTTACAATCCAGACCTAGCGGATAGTCAATTCCTAGAAGGATTAACAACAACAACTGTTATCGGCAATCATGTCTTTAAAAAATAA
- a CDS encoding AbrB/MazE/SpoVT family DNA-binding domain-containing protein, with protein sequence MKSTGIVRKVDELGRIVIPKELRSMLDIDTKDPLEIFIDGEKVILKKYHPAMACQVTGEVTSDNFTVADGKVALSPEGAKRLKDEIESYFVK encoded by the coding sequence GTGAAATCGACAGGTATTGTACGTAAAGTGGACGAACTAGGGCGAATTGTCATTCCGAAAGAATTGCGCTCCATGTTAGACATTGACACCAAAGATCCGCTGGAGATTTTTATTGATGGGGAAAAAGTTATTTTGAAAAAATACCACCCTGCCATGGCTTGCCAGGTCACGGGCGAAGTAACCTCTGATAATTTCACCGTTGCAGATGGTAAAGTGGCATTAAGTCCTGAAGGTGCCAAACGATTAAAAGACGAAATTGAAAGTTATTTCGTCAAATAA